The following proteins come from a genomic window of Pyxidicoccus sp. MSG2:
- a CDS encoding metallophosphoesterase, with amino-acid sequence MSFRILSFSLLIGLGAVLGHLYLYRRLVRRLVHGRLPRLLALAVLTLLTLVLMARRTFVDALPEHLAELVVVAMFTWMGVALCLVVALLVLDLGHGFLAVAWWFQSRKAAPPTTASGTVGPEQSPAPAPAMDEHRRRFLARTLAGGAFIAGGGMAAYGSWRAFSPPLVTELAVKIPKLPRALDGLTLVQLTDIHVGPFIRRRYMDALVEQANALRPDLFAITGDLVDGDVPTLGGAVSALSGLKSRYGSFFVTGNHDYYSGDDAWTEFLQSLGIQVLRNRHVRIGDTGASLDLVGVDDWSGGRRGNKQGYDLDRALDGRDPDRAAVLLAHQPANFTVAAERGMDLQISGHTHGGQLVPMTFFIGLAWEHAAGLYRHGDSHIYVSRGCGFWGPPMRVGSPPEIVKLVLTA; translated from the coding sequence ATGTCGTTCCGGATTCTCTCCTTCTCCCTGCTCATCGGGCTCGGCGCCGTGCTGGGCCACCTGTACCTGTACCGGCGCCTCGTGCGCCGGCTCGTGCACGGCCGCCTGCCAAGGCTCCTCGCGCTGGCCGTGCTCACGCTCCTGACGCTGGTGCTGATGGCGCGGCGCACCTTCGTGGATGCACTGCCGGAGCACCTCGCCGAGCTCGTCGTCGTCGCGATGTTCACGTGGATGGGCGTGGCCCTCTGCCTCGTCGTCGCGCTCCTCGTGCTGGACCTCGGCCATGGGTTCCTCGCGGTGGCGTGGTGGTTCCAGTCCCGAAAGGCCGCGCCTCCCACGACAGCCTCCGGCACGGTGGGCCCGGAGCAATCGCCCGCCCCTGCTCCGGCGATGGATGAGCACCGGCGCCGCTTCCTCGCGCGGACCCTGGCGGGCGGCGCGTTCATCGCGGGCGGTGGCATGGCCGCGTACGGGAGCTGGCGGGCCTTCTCCCCGCCGCTCGTCACCGAGCTCGCGGTGAAGATTCCGAAGCTGCCCCGGGCGCTGGACGGGCTCACCCTCGTCCAGCTCACGGACATCCACGTGGGTCCCTTCATCCGGCGCCGATACATGGACGCGCTCGTCGAGCAGGCCAACGCACTCCGGCCGGACCTCTTCGCCATCACCGGCGACCTGGTGGACGGCGACGTGCCCACCCTGGGCGGCGCCGTCTCCGCGCTCTCGGGGTTGAAGTCGCGCTACGGCAGCTTCTTCGTCACCGGCAACCACGACTATTACTCGGGCGACGACGCGTGGACGGAGTTCCTCCAATCGCTCGGCATCCAGGTGCTGCGCAACCGCCACGTGCGCATCGGTGACACGGGTGCCTCGCTGGACCTGGTGGGCGTGGATGACTGGAGCGGCGGGCGGCGGGGGAACAAGCAGGGCTATGACCTGGACCGGGCGCTCGACGGGAGAGACCCGGACCGCGCCGCGGTGCTGCTCGCACACCAGCCGGCGAACTTCACCGTCGCCGCCGAGCGCGGCATGGACCTCCAGATTTCGGGCCACACGCATGGCGGGCAGCTCGTGCCGATGACGTTCTTCATCGGGCTCGCCTGGGAGCACGCCGCGGGGCTCTACCGACACGGCGACTCGCACATCTACGTCAGCCGGGGCTGCGGCTTCTGGGGCCCACCGATGCGCGTCGGCAGTCCCCCCGAAATCGTCAAGCTCGTGCTGACGGCGTGA
- a CDS encoding response regulator yields the protein MDRILIVDDEVQVCRSLGRLFRREGFAVETAEGGPEALLVLDTFRPDVVLTDFRMPRMNGAQLLAEVRRRLPRTLRIILSGYSDLVSVMAPLQDGEISRFICKPWDNDTLAPAIRAMLTPSDARAARKASTPTGERS from the coding sequence GTGGATAGAATTCTCATCGTCGACGACGAAGTCCAGGTGTGCAGGTCGTTGGGCCGGCTGTTCCGGCGAGAGGGCTTCGCGGTCGAAACCGCCGAGGGAGGCCCGGAAGCGCTCCTCGTGCTCGACACCTTCCGTCCCGACGTCGTGCTCACCGACTTCCGGATGCCGCGAATGAATGGCGCCCAATTGCTCGCGGAGGTCCGGCGGCGACTTCCGAGGACGCTGCGCATCATCCTCTCCGGCTACTCCGACCTCGTGTCTGTGATGGCGCCCCTCCAGGACGGGGAGATCTCCCGGTTCATCTGCAAGCCCTGGGACAATGACACCCTGGCCCCCGCCATCCGCGCCATGCTCACACCGAGCGACGCCCGAGCAGCGCGAAAAGCCTCCACCCCGACGGGGGAACGGTCATGA
- a CDS encoding alkaline phosphatase D family protein, with amino-acid sequence MPVLPRRTLLQGLVLTAAGCAAPSSLRRTVAPRPAPTLPLGAQFGDVRAGAVTVWGKADRVAQLVVEWSEDPRLQKGVHRVEGPVLSGVSDFTGVVDLTGLPAGREVHVRVLADDGGRAGEAWQGRLLTAPDSPRDIHFTWSADVCGQGWGINPEWGGYKGYGAMRALRPDFFLHVGDAIYADNPLQPEVPLADGRVWRNRVTPAKAKVAETLEEFRGNFAYNLLDEELRAFAREVPIAYQWDDHEVRNNWYPGRSLADDARYTQVSDAGVLGTRARQAFFEYSPVGGAARTEGRIHRQLAYGPHLDVFIPDVRAFRGPNTVNRQERPGAETSFLGRAQLDGLKEALAASTATWKVIATSMPLGLIVPDGQHSDGYHMEAWANGPGAPLGRELELAELLSFLKARRVRNVLFLTADVHYPAAHHYHPDRARFRDFDPFWEFVAGPLHAGTFGPNPLDDTFGPEVRWQRPATGDNPAPWEGQQYFGSVRILGKSGALTVALHDLTGAVLHQVELEPRS; translated from the coding sequence AGGGGCTGGTGCTCACAGCCGCCGGCTGTGCCGCGCCGTCCTCGCTGCGCCGCACCGTCGCCCCGCGTCCCGCGCCCACGCTGCCGCTGGGGGCCCAGTTCGGCGACGTGCGGGCCGGCGCCGTCACGGTGTGGGGGAAGGCGGACCGGGTCGCGCAGTTGGTGGTGGAGTGGAGCGAGGACCCCCGGCTCCAGAAAGGCGTGCACCGCGTGGAGGGGCCGGTGCTGAGTGGCGTCTCGGACTTCACCGGCGTGGTGGACCTCACCGGGCTGCCGGCCGGACGCGAGGTGCACGTGCGGGTGCTCGCGGACGACGGTGGCCGCGCGGGCGAGGCGTGGCAGGGGCGTCTCCTCACGGCGCCGGACAGCCCCCGGGACATCCACTTCACGTGGAGCGCGGACGTGTGCGGGCAGGGCTGGGGCATCAACCCCGAGTGGGGCGGCTACAAGGGCTATGGCGCCATGCGCGCGCTCCGTCCCGACTTCTTCCTGCACGTGGGGGACGCCATCTACGCGGACAACCCGCTGCAGCCCGAGGTGCCGCTCGCGGACGGGCGTGTGTGGCGCAACCGCGTGACGCCCGCGAAGGCGAAGGTGGCCGAGACGCTGGAGGAGTTCCGCGGCAACTTCGCCTACAACTTGCTGGACGAGGAACTGCGTGCCTTCGCCCGCGAGGTGCCCATTGCGTACCAGTGGGACGACCACGAGGTGCGCAACAACTGGTACCCGGGCCGGAGCCTCGCGGATGACGCGCGCTACACGCAGGTGTCGGACGCGGGCGTGCTGGGGACGCGGGCCCGGCAGGCCTTCTTCGAGTATTCGCCGGTAGGTGGCGCCGCGCGGACCGAGGGACGCATCCACCGGCAGCTCGCGTACGGGCCGCACCTGGACGTGTTCATCCCGGACGTGCGCGCCTTTCGCGGGCCCAACACCGTCAACCGCCAGGAGCGCCCCGGCGCGGAGACGTCCTTCCTGGGGCGCGCGCAGCTGGACGGCCTGAAGGAGGCGCTGGCCGCATCCACCGCGACGTGGAAGGTGATTGCCACCAGCATGCCGCTGGGGCTCATCGTCCCCGACGGCCAGCACTCGGACGGCTACCACATGGAGGCGTGGGCCAATGGTCCCGGAGCGCCGCTGGGCCGGGAGCTGGAGCTGGCCGAGCTGTTGTCCTTCCTCAAGGCCCGTCGGGTGCGCAACGTGCTCTTCCTCACCGCGGACGTGCACTATCCGGCCGCGCACCACTACCACCCGGACCGCGCGCGCTTCCGCGACTTCGACCCGTTCTGGGAGTTCGTCGCGGGGCCGCTGCACGCGGGCACCTTCGGTCCCAACCCGTTGGACGACACCTTCGGCCCCGAGGTCCGCTGGCAGCGCCCCGCCACCGGGGACAACCCGGCGCCGTGGGAAGGGCAGCAGTACTTCGGCAGTGTCCGCATCCTCGGGAAGAGTGGCGCGCTCACCGTGGCCCTGCACGACCTCACCGGCGCGGTGCTGCATCAGGTGGAGCTGGAGCCCCGGTCATGA
- a CDS encoding SDR family oxidoreductase, with product MDKVIVITGASAGIGAELARQLGAKGAKLVLAARRKPELEAATARAGSEALSVVTDATRREDMERLRDAALGRFGRIDVWVNNAGRGITRSVAELTDEDMDSMWRDNVKSALYGMQAVLPHFQSRNAGQIVNISSGLARLPLASFRSAYSAAKHALNGLSACLRMELLQTHPGIMVTVVMPGIVATEFGTNALGGGPDSRVLPGAQSVEDATKVIVDVIEKPRPEVYTQPNMQADVERYYHDVGAFEAQAAARFRR from the coding sequence ATGGACAAGGTCATCGTCATCACGGGAGCGAGTGCGGGCATCGGCGCGGAGCTGGCGCGGCAGTTGGGCGCGAAGGGCGCGAAGCTGGTGCTGGCCGCGCGCAGGAAGCCGGAGCTGGAGGCCGCCACGGCGCGCGCGGGCAGCGAGGCCCTCTCCGTGGTCACCGATGCCACGCGGCGGGAGGACATGGAGCGACTGCGGGACGCGGCGCTGGGGCGCTTCGGGCGCATCGACGTCTGGGTGAACAACGCGGGGCGCGGCATCACCCGCTCGGTGGCGGAGCTGACCGACGAGGACATGGACTCCATGTGGCGCGACAACGTGAAGAGCGCGCTCTACGGGATGCAGGCGGTGCTGCCGCACTTCCAGTCGAGGAACGCGGGGCAGATCGTGAACATCTCCAGTGGGCTGGCGCGCCTTCCGCTCGCGTCCTTCCGCTCGGCGTACAGCGCGGCGAAGCATGCGCTCAACGGGCTCAGCGCGTGCCTGCGCATGGAGCTGTTGCAGACACACCCGGGCATCATGGTGACGGTGGTGATGCCCGGCATCGTCGCCACCGAATTCGGCACGAACGCGCTCGGGGGAGGCCCCGACTCACGCGTGCTCCCGGGAGCGCAGAGCGTCGAGGACGCCACGAAGGTCATCGTCGACGTCATCGAGAAGCCGCGCCCGGAGGTCTACACGCAGCCGAACATGCAGGCGGACGTCGAGCGCTACTACCACGACGTCGGCGCTTTCGAGGCGCAGGCCGCCGCGCGGTTCCGCCGCTGA
- a CDS encoding sensor histidine kinase: MSPAALSHSEQARRNFDIRALIGAASLCVLQVATSYGHGYEVAEVVAILVAKVVFNTWVDRWLISRIGGTPGERVRIAGNTLGLLLMGHLQAWPLALWLWLPFNAMITDENRARQAWLNLAFLVVVVDAVALMEGVSVALPLGFSALTGICYLLAQARQGFIESMLREREEQNAQLQQAHLEMEALHQRAVMQEKLSSLGLLSAGIAHEINNPMSYVTSNLKDLMADLPRLGTTPELLEEYRRDILPATLDGLRRVNSIVADLRRFARGDPESLVEYDLNEEIRAAARIAQSRFTHDRELRLELAQLPHLLGRPRQIAQVLVNLMINAAEAIGETGSVTVTTALDGERIRITVRDTGVGMDAVTLKNLFQPFFTTKQVGAGMGLGLAVAHGIVRAHGGTISVESEPGRGTCFTLSLAQFPPPNLPLGQPFPEERPAAHAASP, encoded by the coding sequence ATGAGCCCCGCGGCGCTGTCCCACTCGGAGCAGGCCCGGCGCAACTTCGACATCCGGGCGTTGATTGGCGCGGCCTCGCTCTGCGTGCTGCAGGTCGCCACCAGCTATGGCCACGGGTACGAGGTCGCCGAGGTGGTCGCCATCCTGGTCGCCAAGGTCGTCTTCAATACCTGGGTGGACCGATGGCTCATCAGCCGCATCGGAGGCACGCCCGGCGAACGGGTGCGCATCGCGGGGAACACCCTGGGCCTGCTCCTGATGGGACACCTGCAGGCCTGGCCGCTCGCCCTCTGGCTGTGGCTCCCCTTCAACGCGATGATTACCGACGAGAATCGAGCGCGGCAGGCCTGGCTCAACCTCGCGTTCCTCGTGGTGGTCGTCGACGCCGTGGCGCTCATGGAGGGTGTGTCCGTGGCGCTGCCACTGGGCTTCAGCGCGCTCACCGGCATCTGTTACCTCCTCGCCCAGGCCCGGCAGGGCTTCATCGAGAGCATGCTGCGGGAGCGGGAGGAACAGAATGCCCAGTTGCAGCAGGCACACCTCGAAATGGAGGCCCTGCACCAGCGGGCGGTGATGCAGGAGAAGCTCTCCAGCCTGGGCCTGCTCTCGGCGGGCATTGCCCACGAAATCAACAACCCGATGAGCTACGTCACCAGCAACCTCAAGGACCTGATGGCGGACCTGCCGCGCCTCGGCACCACCCCCGAGCTGCTCGAGGAGTACCGGCGGGACATCCTGCCCGCGACGCTCGACGGACTCAGGCGCGTCAACTCCATCGTCGCCGACCTGCGCCGCTTCGCCCGGGGCGACCCGGAGAGCCTGGTGGAGTACGACCTCAACGAGGAGATTCGCGCGGCGGCGCGCATCGCCCAGAGCCGCTTCACGCATGACCGGGAGCTGCGGCTGGAATTGGCCCAGCTTCCACACCTCCTCGGCCGGCCCCGGCAGATTGCCCAGGTCCTGGTCAACCTGATGATCAACGCGGCGGAGGCGATTGGGGAGACGGGCTCCGTCACGGTGACGACCGCGCTGGACGGGGAGCGGATCCGCATCACCGTCCGCGACACGGGCGTGGGGATGGATGCGGTCACGCTGAAGAACCTGTTCCAGCCCTTCTTCACCACGAAGCAGGTGGGAGCGGGCATGGGCCTGGGGCTGGCCGTCGCCCACGGCATCGTCCGCGCGCATGGGGGCACCATCTCCGTGGAGAGCGAGCCCGGCAGGGGGACCTGCTTCACACTCAGCCTCGCCCAGTTCCCTCCCCCGAACCTGCCCCTCGGGCAGCCCTTCCCGGAAGAGCGCCCGGCCGCCCACGCCGCGAGCCCTTGA
- a CDS encoding class I SAM-dependent methyltransferase codes for MGITMSPQDYATAFRVLAATARHPENIGQVVEQRILPQLPKQPSLLDVGAGSGKVAERLAPHFDLLTLLEPNRDQIAGFNHGKAKILLEPFERYQSSEQFELVLCSHVLYHVPLSDWGGFIDRLLSFVRPGGYCLIVMAAARGPTYELCRDFSDTLLFGEHLVATVKQKGLPHEVIPTMSGFFTKTFEEMYTLCRFFVLEGCFTAAQLAALSEDEVRGLDEKIRVHAERCRGPDGMYRLEQDEDLIIIPKP; via the coding sequence CTACGCCACGGCGTTCCGCGTGCTCGCTGCCACCGCCCGGCACCCCGAGAACATCGGGCAGGTCGTCGAACAGCGAATCCTCCCCCAGCTGCCGAAGCAACCCTCGCTGCTGGACGTGGGCGCGGGGTCGGGCAAGGTGGCCGAGCGGCTCGCGCCGCACTTCGACCTGCTCACCCTGCTCGAACCCAACCGGGACCAGATTGCCGGCTTCAACCACGGCAAGGCGAAGATCCTCCTGGAGCCCTTCGAGCGCTACCAGTCATCCGAGCAGTTCGAGCTCGTCCTGTGCTCGCACGTCCTGTACCACGTGCCCCTCTCCGACTGGGGAGGGTTCATCGACAGGCTGCTCTCGTTCGTGCGTCCCGGGGGCTACTGCCTCATCGTCATGGCCGCCGCCCGAGGGCCGACCTACGAGCTGTGTCGCGACTTCTCGGACACCCTGCTCTTCGGCGAGCACCTGGTCGCCACGGTGAAGCAGAAGGGGCTGCCGCACGAGGTCATCCCGACCATGAGCGGCTTCTTCACGAAGACGTTCGAGGAGATGTACACGCTCTGTCGCTTCTTCGTGCTGGAAGGCTGCTTCACGGCGGCGCAGCTCGCGGCGCTGAGCGAGGACGAGGTGCGCGGGCTCGATGAGAAGATTCGCGTCCACGCCGAGCGCTGCCGGGGCCCTGACGGGATGTACCGCCTGGAGCAGGATGAGGATCTGATCATCATCCCCAAGCCGTAG
- a CDS encoding cell wall protein — protein MIHAQRRRQMIASHRLHAEWVENAAPHSVPDVIPPRKRRGERQREEAPAVAARPVAEPRMFVRKKGQAEAVIPTRKGASSKPSAQASLPLTLQDQVMSTVGRWASEFKAKKQPH, from the coding sequence GTGATTCACGCCCAGCGCCGGCGCCAGATGATTGCCTCCCATCGCCTCCACGCCGAGTGGGTGGAGAACGCCGCTCCGCACAGCGTGCCGGATGTCATCCCGCCCCGGAAGCGCCGCGGAGAGCGCCAGCGGGAAGAAGCCCCCGCCGTGGCCGCGCGTCCCGTGGCCGAGCCCCGGATGTTCGTCCGCAAGAAGGGCCAGGCGGAGGCCGTCATTCCCACGCGGAAGGGCGCCAGCTCGAAGCCGAGTGCCCAGGCATCCCTGCCATTGACCTTGCAGGACCAGGTGATGTCCACGGTGGGACGCTGGGCCAGCGAGTTCAAGGCGAAGAAGCAGCCGCACTGA